caaagaggaaaaacacttAAAGTAAAATTTTAAATAACAAATCGATGTACTTTGTCACAACAGTCAGTGAAGCTCAATTATGTCTTGAGAATTATGATACAGTGCAAGGTCTTTATTGAAATAATTCAAAGTTAAGTATTGTGTTGCAAATATAAAACACATGCTCTCTCAGTGGAAGTGAGAAAAAGTTCCTCCACTGTAAAAGAATAGTGCGCAACAAGAACACATCTAACCTATTTTTCACATATTTTCCATATTTGCTTCTTCTTATTTTACAAGATCGATCACATTTTTTTTGACTCCATCACTAAATTAAGTGTGTATTTGCGCCCTGTATTTGTGCCCTCAACGTGCACGAATGTTCTTGTACTGGCACAGAAGCAGGTGCTTGAAGGTGTTTTTGAAGGTGGTGTTGCAGAGGGCATAGCAGGCAGGGTTGACGGTGCTGTTGATGTAGCAGAGCCAGTAGCCGATGGTCCAGAGGGTGTTAGGGATGCAGATGGAGCAGAAGGTGTTGATCAGGACCATCACGTTGTACGGCGTCCATGTGGCAACAAAAGCAACCAGGATTGCCATGATGGTGCGCGTCACTTTTCTCTCCCTGGAGGAATTGCCTTTCCTTCTCCACTTCGCCACGACATTCTCACTGACAGCACGCTTTGTTACCTGGAAAATGAGAGATGAGGAAGAATTAAGCTCTGTTAGTGTTTGATAAACTGCCTTGACTTTGTGGCAGTGGAACAGGCTGtcaaaaaaaacaccattttgTATGTAAAATTTAGGTCCATGTATCagcaaaaatgcaataataatGCTGGTAATATGCTCTCATTCTGACAAAAGAGTGTGAATATATCAACAGTTGTGTTTTCATCACCTTAGAATTAACAGCTACTATCCAATAACAGTCTGCATGTCCTGATCTTTGCCACTCTGCAATGTTGCACCACCTTACTAAATGGATCCCCCTCATCTTTTCGAGAATCTGACACCTAACTGGCTGAAAAATTCCTCATTCGTTTTACAACAAAACTGGAAAATATCTGAACTCAAATAAAGCCTTATTGTTATTTCAATTCCTCTGGTTaattctcccttttttttcaacaaatgcCCTCCTCAGAATTAAATTGTCTCCCGTATGACCCATATCCCCCACAGTCATCGCTCTTATcttatattattttcatatgCCTCTGCCTTATTTCCAGATGCTTGCAAACATGCCCTAGTTCATCTACTGCCAAAGAAACCAAAGTTTTGACCTCTTTATTTTTAGCAACTACGCACCAAACTCCAATTCAAGGTTCTGGAGAAATCTGCAgagttgttttcatttctgaatGATAACAGTGTTTTAACTGTTTCTAGTCTGGTTTTAGAGCACTTCACGGTACATAGACAGCACGAGACAGCAAGGTGACTAATGACCAACTGATGAGTGCAAATAGAGGACACTGatcaatttaaattattttagatTTAAGTGCTGCCTTCAATACTGTTGACTATAGCATCCCTCTGCATCGCCATATCTCTCTTATCTCCCTTTTTGGTCACTCTTAATAACCTTAATTCCTTAACAGCACAGCTGATCTGTGGCTTACCACAGGGCTTAGCTACtgatttatcaaatcaaatttatttcagaatttttggaaactatgggaggggggggggggggtaaattcaCGCGGCGTGAATTTGTGCGGCGTAaatttgtgcgactgcagattttattttatttgattgatttgcacacattcattcaactataacaaaaaaatacacaataaaacacaacaaattaaaaaaatggaatgtgtgctggagatgtcagaaacccttgtgggcttataaggaaacctcatcttgtcattaaaacccaatgatgacaattgtaatagaaaatatttacaggttaaaactaaacttcatgaaaaatatgaatggatcatatacagtgagtacttatgcctttttgagaaacttgaaaaggttttccttgataacaaagggtgtgggaagtacacaatgagttcaggaacacatcagaagtggtttggtgttgatatctttaaaaacaagagagctattacaaaataaaaatctaaaatggaattaactatgcacactgagtaaatattctacctaaaatgatttttctggaaactaaaagactgtgaaagctttatagtgagttcacaaacccatccgaagtggtttggtgttcattggctgattggtgcggttttcgtgtcgctattacaattacaaagccggaaaataggcgaatgtcgaatataaaaccaacttcaccccgctccgccTATTCGGGATGGTTGAACCATACATGCGGGACAgatgaaacaccttattttaaacagaaactattgagcttactatttttttaagcaacataccggacaacatactagtgtactcgtcattgctcaaatttcacattatttctcataatataaataggtcaaaaaaatatgtttgtcaacgaaatcacgatgattacagctgatctttacgcacgcgcacccactgatctataacgtgtgtcaatcgccccgacagcgactaataacacataaaccttttttgccactaaacttcaaaactctgacattgcacactttaggacatgtttaattactaattcacctgttgtatagtaatattggttggttttcgaggaaatcgctgtgtttcaaacaattgggattcggaaactatggcggccaaaaggaaactatggcgggccgccatagtttcctcaatgtatgggaaacactgtcacatttcatttacaaaacaattcaaagtgctttacataaaataaaagcattgcagcagggagtgtaagaagcattaaaaatacataaaagaatataaagagaaacaaataaaataatttaaatgaatttaaaaacaagcaacagtccagatatgttcaaagatatcgtgcagatttcatgcatagacacatgagaaaagaaatgtttttaacctggatttaaaaatatctacatttggtgaaagtttaatctccagtggcagtttgttccacttatttgcagcataacagctaaatgctgcttctccatgtttagtctggactctggactggaccagctgacctgagtccttggctctaagagctctgctggctttatattctctgattTACAAAAAGTTATGCACACTTTTGTCTATTCTCGCCTTGACTGCAGTTTTTCACAATTCTCAGATATCAGTCAGGGCCAGAGGTGTCAaataacgaagtacaaatacttcgttactgtacttaagtacactttttaggtatctgtactttactccattacttatttttctgcctacttctgacttctatgtaagtatctgtactttctattccttacattttcaaaacaaacagcctcgttactcttggcttcagtttttttttttttttttttaactcttggcttcagtttaatgtttatatatttcacgtcatgtgcgccatacaatacagatcagtggtgccatccacacctagtgagaacgagtgtaattggatgaatcatataacgtTTTTGTCTTGACTGTCAGCTATGACAAAGGGGGGAACGTGCGTGTgtatatctttttttctttgaatttttcaggcagtaagactttttttttttttttgatgggacgAACATGAATACCTCACACGACCTACCTCTTGAATACTACCTCACGTGTAATTAaattccaataaagtttgagaaagaacatgctccttgagtgactttgtctttgacagaaatggttttatgattgttgtcttgggccacatgtagaactaatgagttttcaaattaagcttgcaattcatatagtggcatctacctttttgtgtgtgggtttttaaaaaaaacatttttaatttttttttatttaaaggttactttatacttttatactttaagtaggttttggagcacatactttttcacttttacttgagtaaagcgGTCAAGTTGATAtttcaacttttaccagagtgtttttaaactgcagtatctatacttctacttaagtaacaaatgtgtgtacttttgacaccactggtcAAGGCTCCCTCTGTCGTCTCCAGATGattcaaaatgctgcagctgGACTCATTACTGGAACAAAAATGCATGAATACGTCACCCTTGTGCTTGCCTCCCTGCCTGATTGATTTATCACTTTTTTTCTAATTCATCACACATTTTAGGCAATTAAAATATGATCAAATCAACTGGGAAGCTAAACAAGGAAGACATGATCAGGCTGGATCTGTACAGTCACTGATAGTGACAAGCTAAGCGCAACAACATCACCCTGCACTCTTTGGATTAGTGAACAATTAGATTGGGTTGCTGTTATGAATTACTATTGTCTAATAAAGGGTATCAGTTAATTTTGTTTGTTCATAACTCCAGGTGGCTACTGAGTTCGGGATATTCAAAGTCACGTCTGCAAGAGAGACTAAGAGAAGATGTAACCCAGTTCTACATCCTTTGTTTAAGGAGATATTACATGATTATGAAACAGTGCACATTTTACTTAATTATGTCCCCAGATGCTGGGAAGCAAACTCGATCTTAGTTCTGGTGACCTAAACCCACTATGTCTCTTTTAAGCCAACGTCACAACCTTTATTGCAAAATATATAACTGAGATATGTTATGAAGTAGCGTGGTATCCTCAGTCATGTTGGGTCACGTAACTTTGCAAAGTTCCAGTGGTATTTAGGTGCAAATTGTGGCACATCGTAAGTAGAATACAGTGGGGCCAAACCTCTGACTGGTCCTGTGAATACAGTGAAATAGAAATGGATTTGCTCTTTATTCGCtaaaggtgttttttctctgtaGAGATAAAAGTGTAATTCTGTGAAGTTACAGTGGTTATAAAGACTGTGAAGGTAAGTGTTGCTCGGTTACATGTTGGGACGGAGTGAGGAGTGCTCTCTCTATTGTGAGTCTGCCACTGCTGTTGCTTCATTTAGTTTTGGTTTAAGTTGGCTACAAATTTGACCAAAATCATCAAATGTGGCTGAGAAGGGAGCgataagagaaagaaagaaaaaaaattgactttGCCAAGAGAAAATGTATTGTACTGCACAGGAACAACATGCATCCATACACTAGACTGGATTACTGATCCTGATGCACCACTTCAGCTCAGATTTCTGCACATTGCAAATCATGTTTTTTGTTATGAGTGGATGAACTTTGCATGAGTCTGTTATTACAAATCCAGCGCCAAGCTCATGAACAGTATTGCAGTGATTGGATGCAAGATGTGCTTATTTACAAGCTGGTGTTTTTGCATTTattaaagaaaaggaaatattGCACTTACAAATGCATTCAactgtgtgtatgttttatgGAGATGCAGTCAGTTGTTGTTAACAGTCACTTTAATCTGAATATAGGTTTTCTATAATCTTGGAAACATTTGGGATAATGTAACACATAGTATATAGTGTAGTTCTTGTTTTTATTAATGTTATTCTGAAAATGCTACTTTATATCCTTAAGTGCAAAAAGTACTATGACCTCAGTGTCAGAATGCTGCTGTCCTTAAGATTACAATGTTAACATCCTGAGGTGGGATTTTAACATCTAAGTTTTTCACCTTAATTTCTCCGACGAAGTAGGTATTTTGATGAAAAAGCAGACAGATTACCACGGTTACCTCAACTAGTAAGAGAGTGGAAAAAAATCAGTTATAAAAGGGTTATCAAAGGTTataaatttttcatttttaagtgGGGTTGGGAGGGGTATGTATGGAGTAGTATCTTACCCTCAGTAGACATTCATGAGAGCTCTCccattttaaagaatcaggaaCTCTGACAGGGGAAGTCAACTTTAACAAATACTCAAAACAGGGAAAGgaaaaccaaccaaccaaccaaccaaagaGCGATTGCTTGTAGAATGGCTGTGCACATATATTTCTTTAACAGTTGATAGGTGCACACGAATGTCTGCCCTAAGTTTCTTGGCAATCCATGCAGCACATGTTGAGACGGGTTGCTCATAAATACAGATATTGATCTCATTCAAACAATTGTACAAACCTTGGGACAGATCTTGCTACAGTGAGTTACTTTTGGTTGGACTGAAGGTGTTGGCTGTGTATTGCCATCCCTTCATCTCTATGGCTTAGAGTACTGCTAGCTACAAATCTAAACTCTTATTTTGTGAGACTTATTGTTTTTAGTCATGTGAAATAAAATACTGAAGTTTATGATAATCAAACTTACCATCAGCAGAGTCCTTGCCACCATACTTTGTCTGTCAACTGCTGAGTTCTGCGGGGGTGTtggctgtgtttgattttttccaCCATTTGAGCCCTTCCGGGATGAAACAGGGCCTTCAGTGTCTTTAGATGTCGAAGCATGGACAATGTCTGTTGTGGAATCTGCCTGCTCTACCTGTTCTTCCTTTTGTGGACCACATCcgttttgctgctgcaacattTCCTTCTGCCTCCCGTCTCCAACCCCTTTCTGAGCTTGTTTTGTTGTGACGCAGTTGTTCTCACAACCTTCCTCCTGGCTGTTAGAGTGAGCTTCTGCCAGACTGGTACCTGAGGTCTTCCTGCTGTCCTTCCTCACCCGGCTGCGGCTGGCCTTGGAGATGCGCCAGTAAAGGTGGATCATGATGGCCACTGGTAGGTAAAAAGCTGTGATCGCTGTGCCAAAGGTCACCGCTGGGTTGGAGAAGAACTGGATGTAGCACTCATCTGGCGGCACGGTTCTCCCACCTACAATGAACTGCCAAAACAGAATGGCGGGGGCCCATAGGATGAAGGATAAGACCCAGGCTGCTGCGATCATCAGGCCAGCCATCTTAGTGCTGCGGCGTGCTGGGTAGCTGAGCGGCTTGGTGACACAGAAGTAACGGTCAAAACTAATGATGAGCAGGTTCATGACTGAGGCGTTGCTGACAACATAATCAACAGCCAACCATAGATCACACACCACTGCTCCCAAGGGCCAGTAGCCAATCACAATATAGACAGTATAGAGGTTCATGGAGCAAATGCCAATAATGAGGTCAGCACAGGCAaggctgaacaggaagtagttGTTGACGGTCTGCAGATTCCTGTTTACCTTTAGAGGAACAACACAGTAGAGCAGACTGTCAGATCCtaatctttttttgtgcaatgtGATGTGTGTTCCCTCATTTCTATTAGATTACCTATCTGCACAGAGATGCACATGTTTTTTATCTCTAAGTCAGGGTGTGCTTTTCAAGGTGTGCAGAGATGGATGCTTGAACTCATTAATCATGAatgattgaaagaaaaaaaagaaaaagaaaacccaaACCTTTATTGAAAGCATGACCAGGATGTTTCCAACGACCGTGATCAGACTCAGAGATCCAGCCACCAGGATGATGAGCACTATCTCCACGGTAGTGTAGGGGCTTCCAGAGAAGAGGCTGATGTTACTGCCTCTGCTGATGTTGGTGCTGTGGGATGAATTCTGAGTATCCATTCTGTATGATGTCCCTCTCACATAGACTTCAGGCTTGAGTCATGTCTGCGCaatccctgacaacaacaaagaTTTTGGAAGAATCAGGgtctttgtatttatttatttctctatgTTCGTGATCACTGATGCAAAATCATGTGTAGCTTTCAGCTCGTAAACCACTGGCAGGTGTTTGGGTGTTTAGTGCCAACAGCAAGGCCCCGATGAGCAGAACAGAcaggtgtgaaaaaaataaaggctGCAGCTGGTGTGTTTACAGAAGCTTCTTACACACTAATGTCAGGAATAGCAAAACTGGTTCATCTTTATGCAGTGAAATCATCCTATTTAGTATAAATGACTAATAGACGTGATTAAACTGAGTCAGATGTTTGCTTCTCTATTGAGTAATATTTTAGGTGGTCATGAAAGGCGTAACTTGTAAAGTCTGACCTCACAGCATTGATAAAACCAGGTAACGAGGGCACCTGCACTTCAAGGATCCATTCAAATATTCAGTCAGGCCTTGAAAGTCACAAAATGTTATTTCAAAGCATCCAATCTGTGCATGGGAGCTGGTTAAAAAAAGTGGGGGAAAAATTAGATCCTTCTTTGGGAAACTGTTGAATATGATGcctttgtgtttgcttttgtgttttccaAATAATCCTTGATTGAATTGTGGTTTTGATGTTAGGTCAGGACACATTCTCTGAGGCTAAAGAAGAGTAATAAAGTCTGtgacaagaaaaaagaaagagttgtttttttttttctttggcatTGGAACTGCATGTTCTGTGAGTTATGAAAGACTGTTTCACAGAGCGTACAAACAGATTTCCACTGGGGCCACCCACACTCAAAATCCAGGCACTGACGGTGCTGTTAGGTGCAATGGATAAAAGCATCTACTTAAACATTATATGCTGCCCATATGGAGATACCTGCTCTTTTGAATTTCTAATGGAT
This genomic interval from Odontesthes bonariensis isolate fOdoBon6 chromosome 7, fOdoBon6.hap1, whole genome shotgun sequence contains the following:
- the LOC142384654 gene encoding muscarinic acetylcholine receptor M2-like produces the protein MDTQNSSHSTNISRGSNISLFSGSPYTTVEIVLIILVAGSLSLITVVGNILVMLSIKVNRNLQTVNNYFLFSLACADLIIGICSMNLYTVYIVIGYWPLGAVVCDLWLAVDYVVSNASVMNLLIISFDRYFCVTKPLSYPARRSTKMAGLMIAAAWVLSFILWAPAILFWQFIVGGRTVPPDECYIQFFSNPAVTFGTAITAFYLPVAIMIHLYWRISKASRSRVRKDSRKTSGTSLAEAHSNSQEEGCENNCVTTKQAQKGVGDGRQKEMLQQQNGCGPQKEEQVEQADSTTDIVHASTSKDTEGPVSSRKGSNGGKNQTQPTPPQNSAVDRQSMVARTLLMVTKRAVSENVVAKWRRKGNSSRERKVTRTIMAILVAFVATWTPYNVMVLINTFCSICIPNTLWTIGYWLCYINSTVNPACYALCNTTFKNTFKHLLLCQYKNIRAR